Genomic DNA from uncultured Erythrobacter sp.:
CCGTTAAGTCGCCGTCCGAACTCATGCAGTTCCAGGGCGAACTCGCACGTCGCAACTTCGACGCCGTCGTTTCGTTCGGCTCGCAGCGCACCGAAGCGCTGGTGAAGCTCTACAACGACGCTTTCGCTCCGATTTCGAACCGCGTTAGCGTTGCTGCCGAGAAGATCTCGAAAGCTGCCTAACCTACCAAGTTTCTAAGCCGGGCCTCTCCTCTCTCTCCCAAACCCGGTTTACGAAAGCGCGCCGTTCAGGCGCATGGGCCGGATGGACCGAATGGGTCCGTCCGGCCCTTTGCTTTTCGCCAAATATTCTCCCGCGTTGGAGAATCCTTGCGAATGCCCAAACGAATCCCATAATGGAGAGCCGATGCTCGCCCCTTCTCCTTCTTTTGCGGAATACGCAGCCCTGCCTGAGCTGGCCCAGCCTGAACTGGACCAGCCTGTTGCGGCGGACGATGGGGATTCCGACAAAGATGGCGGTAGCGACAGCGAAACCGGCGTAGCGACCAAGACCCGGACCAAGCCGAAGAAGCCGAGCCAGTACAAAGTGCTGATGCTCAATGACGATTACACGCCGATGGAATTCGTGGTGATGGTGCTAAAGCGCTTCTTCAGCATGGATCTGGAACAGGCCACACGTGTGATGCTGCACGTCCATCAAAAGGGCGTCGGCGTGTGCGGTATCTTCCCCTACGAAGTCGCCGAGACCAAGGTGAACCAGGTGATGGACTTCGCCCGGCAGAACCAGCACCCGCTGCAATGCACGCTTGAAAAGGCGTGAGCCTATTCGGCGGTCATCCGGAACCCGATCCGGTCGGCCTCGGTCAGGAAAGCGTGTGGGATTACCCTCGCCCCGCCATTGCCGAACCCACCGAGCGGCGCATCCAGATTGTCCATAACAGCGTCGAACTGGTCGATAGCCGATCCGCCTACCGCACGCTCGAAACCAGCCATCCGCCGACCTACTACATCCCGCAATCCGACATCGCGATGGAGCACCTGCAACCGAACCCGCGCCGCACGATGTGCGAATGGAAGGGGCAGGCGAATTACTGGGACATTGTAATCGGAGACACGCGGCTGGAGGCAGTCGCGTGGTCCTATCCCAGCCCGACACCCGGCTTTGCGCCCATCAAGGACTACCTCGCATTCTACCCCGATCCGCTCGACCGATGCATGGTCGATGGCGAGGTCATCACACCGCAGCCGGGCAGCTTTTACGGCGGCTGGATCAGCCAGTACGAAGCCGGTCCGTTCAAGGGCATTCCCGGCAGCCGCTACTGGTAGCGGAAGTCCAAGTTCAGCACTGGTCAACAGGCGCTCGCACATCACCCCATGACCGCGCCGGAATTTCGCGCTAAGGCGCGACCTGCAACTGCGAGAACTAAGGCAACGTACCGAAGTGTTCAGCTTCATCCCCAGCGTCGACCGGTACATTTTCCGGCTGGTGATATTCCCGATGATCGGGGTGTTCGCGCTCGCCGCCTCGCTGTTGCTGCT
This window encodes:
- a CDS encoding DUF427 domain-containing protein, translating into MSLFGGHPEPDPVGLGQESVWDYPRPAIAEPTERRIQIVHNSVELVDSRSAYRTLETSHPPTYYIPQSDIAMEHLQPNPRRTMCEWKGQANYWDIVIGDTRLEAVAWSYPSPTPGFAPIKDYLAFYPDPLDRCMVDGEVITPQPGSFYGGWISQYEAGPFKGIPGSRYW
- the clpS gene encoding ATP-dependent Clp protease adapter ClpS is translated as MLAPSPSFAEYAALPELAQPELDQPVAADDGDSDKDGGSDSETGVATKTRTKPKKPSQYKVLMLNDDYTPMEFVVMVLKRFFSMDLEQATRVMLHVHQKGVGVCGIFPYEVAETKVNQVMDFARQNQHPLQCTLEKA